The segment GCGCTTTATAACAATGGCCTTTTGGGTTGTGCGTGAATGATTTAGTGTGGCCAGATGGATTCTGCGCACCCTGCCACTGTCTATCGGCTGGAGCGGtagcttttattttattgattttgataGTGTCAGACTTTATTTTGTTAACCTGTATTGCAATTGTCACAGTTGCTATATGCAAGGCGGAATACTGCATATATAGTTGATTCGTATCTAGAATACAGTGCAAAAAATAATTGATTGGTTTAATATATAGACACGTTCTTTAGATTATTATCATACTAAAGCTTTCGTAAATATGTATCTTTCTTCACTGAGAAGGGTaaataacaaaccaaaaaacagTGAACAAAAATATGATTGTGGCACTACAGTATTGAAGAGAGACTGCCTCTAGCTGCGTTTACAGCAAGAGTGTCGGCTTCGCCTTCGTGTACATTGTATCCTTTTGGTTCGTTTTACCTTGCTCTTTTTGTTGCTCGTAGAGATGCTGCTCAAAGAGACTGGCATCTTGGGAGACGTGAGTTGGTTCcaaagattttatttttgtgtttccaGCGTCCGAGACGACTTAAACATCAGGGAACGTCTTGATCCCCCGCGGCAGTATTTCTTGTGTTGCTTGAGTCTGGATTCTTCCCCCGGAGGGACTAAtatgagaaacgaagagaagaaatctagaatgtattctttccttctgtctatgCTTTATCTGGATCCTAACGTTCATTGAGAGATCACGTATTCTAACGTAGGTACGCTGCctgaaattaaattttattgctTGCTTTCGGGCGCAGCTTCCCAATTCGTCTTCGATCAGGTCGAAATCTCGAGAGGATGGAGGCGAGTTGGGACGCCTGCAGCAACACACTTAGACGAATGGATATCCGTGTGTCTGGTAGGCAAGGGTTGGAACCTTGTTGAAAAAATGTAGCATCCTACGAAATCTCTCCTACTGCTACCTACTTGTAAAGAATCGCGAAGGGAGACTGTACAGACAGGGACCGTGACTAGTTAGTGGTAGGCGGGGGCTGGGTGGTATCCTCGGTTTGGCTTGAAGGTGATTGCAGGTCCGGTGTACTTCGGGTACTGAGCTTCGCCGTAGTAGTTCACGTCGGCAACGAAGCCCTTGTAGTGGTCAGCTTCGTAGTTCACCTGTTGGGACAcaaagagtattattattatttatttttttagattgtttttaTATTCCAAAGGGAAATctgttattttatcctttttgagAACTTCGGAAAATGTAGTTTTTACCGTCTGTTTGCGGCCATCGGGAAGCTGCACAGTATAAGAGCCCCTGACTGTGTTTCCGTCAGATTCTTCGTTCTGGCCGAAGTCTGTGCCGGCGTATTTATCCTGGACGCCATACGCAAACGAGTATGGCTTGGCTGGCTGTTGAGATAAATTAGACCCGTTATTACTTGGTACTGAGCAGTAACTAGGGTGTTATAGCTCCCGTGGGAGACATTATACAACATATTTTTTTCGTTACGATTAAAATCACCAGTTTCTGTAGCTACTAACCTCCTTATATGTTGGGGGCGCGTGATAGAGGTTCGATGGCAGAGAAGCCACCGCGGCCACGAGGACGGCGAGGACGGTGAACTGattagaaaggagaaaaaggggacatTTTTCTTAGTCACTCTGCAAAAGAAACGTTTCAAATCACTATTACGCattgtttgtacacacatacacattattgaAAACCCTTCTTTACCTTATACATGTCTGTCGAGTATGAGGCACGTAGCATCCGAGACCGAGGGATGGCGTGAGTGGTGCCTAGCCGTCTCCCAAGCCCACATTTATACGAGTGAGGGAGAACCATCCTGGCCTTGAGGGGGGAGATCGGCCAGGGCTCCTCGTCGGCGGCCGGCTGGACCGTGGTCACCCCCTGCAGGCCGGGGGTGGCGCCCTGCCTGGGCTTCCCTGCAGACGTCTTGATGTGGAAATGTTTTGAAACGTGTTTGTAGATATTAGCAAATGCATGGGAGCTGTTCATGGATACGTGTTGTATCTGAGTTGCCTTGTTGATTGCATGAATACACTGACACATTCAAATATGGGTAAGAGAAATGGTGTTTACCTACAATTCATTGTAATAAACTGTCTATTACTCTATGTGcctgtatttttttataatttgtctCGATCCGTGTAGTATTTGCCTATCTGTTTGGCTGGTCATCTACcagtttatatttgttgttacgtTTATTGGTATTTATTCACGTATATGCTAACGTAGCAAATCAATGTAATTTACATATCTATAGTGGTTGTGAGGAGACATAGAAACACTCCTTCACACATTCATATCAGCACAAacacgcattcacgcacgcacacacacacagacacacacagacacacacacacacacacacacacacacacacacacacacacacacacacacacacacacacacacacacacacacacacacacatatattgtacatacgtatatataaatgtatagatagatcgattggtataaatatatttaagtatgaaaaaatacatacatatctatatctatctatctatctatttatatacacataaacacacacaccgacacacgcacacacatatatgtatatatgtatatgtatatatatatatattcacataaatataagtatatatatatatgtgtgtgtgtgtgttgtgtgtgtgtgtgtgtgtgtgtgtgtgtgtgtgtgtgtgtgtgtgtgtgtgatgtataaggtgtgtatataatatttataatttatgtaatGTGTATGATATAAATACAGGGTATATGAATGTAGTGGATGTTAACACACACTCGCAGCTGCCATGGGCGGAGCGGGCATCTTGCAAGGGAAAGTGCTGCTTGCAGGCGAGCGCTGCGACCGCGATGATTCTCGTTAAAGATCTTCGATAATTACTTGAGTGGAACTAAGTGGACGAACCTCTCGCTTGTTGTTGTAAAGTCGGCGATATTATTACAGCGCTTTGTTGGACCCACTAATCGTTGGCGAACTGCAACCAGGAGactatggagaaagagagagagaaggaggtgtgtCGATTGTAATGGgcagaggaaaataaatagagagggggagaacagggggacagaagagaaaaaaggtgaggggaagaggaagagaagagaaaacgagagagaggtggagtgGGCGAGGAGAGGACAGAATTTAtagatatttcttttttccttgataCGTTGCTCTGCGTAAACACAAAAACTGTACCATCTTCCAAAAAAAGTAGTTATTAAAGCTGAAAACTGTATTCCTAATTTTAGCCACAGTACTgagaatgaagaaaatacattaaaaaagctctccattatgtgtttatttttaagCAGTTACTTTTGATCAAGGCAAGTGAACGTGTGCATATTGTGCCTGCATGAAACAACGTTATAGTGCCTAGTTTGAAGCAGCGTATTGAGGCCTAAGTgggggaaaatgaaataaaacaaataaacttcAACACTTTCTGAGGTTTTGTTTTCATTGGAGAAATCGTCTAGCAAGTTAGTGTTTGTTCTTCCCATGTGGCGACTAATAAGATTCAGGCACGTCATTGCCTTCTTGTGCCTCCCCCGTCttgccctcttctttcctccatcctttatattttctttcctctttccctttcattttcttttctcttttttccctcttggtCATATCctgttttctttccccctttcccttttttattccttatcattcttctatccctcttcccctggcttccaattctctttcctttcaatCCATTTTCGTTTTCCTATCCACCCTTTCCTTTTTGGTcgttctcctatttttctttctctttcagttgtgttttcttttctatgtttATCGTTTGCTTCtcattttatctccttctctcctcccggaCTCCTGCCACAAACTTTCctcttgttcctttcccttccctgcagagaatgtttatgtatttatagccCTGTCTTCAAAAACTGCATCTTTATTTCATGACAGTTGTCGACCTCACACTTTTACTTGTAATAtttacgaagagaaaagaaagggaatatttACTGTTACgactaatttcattttcattttgtaatgggaaagaaatatacattttaaaGACGTTTGGGACCGCAAAGCCACGATTCCAAGATAAAGGCAAAAGAGTAAAATATTTCAAGCAGAACCACAATCTTTTCAAAATGTGACAAAGTGTAATGACCAGGTGATGTGTCTTTACCCCTCCCCATGCCGTTTTTTGACGACAGTGAGCAGAGTCTCATGACacaactgttgttgttttttttcttctggtgaAATTGTTTAGAATTTATTTAGATTGGTGTGAATTTGGCTGTGACTTGTTCCTCATAACCAGAAAATTATGGGTTGCTTTGTTCTGGTTGCGAGTGGTGTtaaatcgtctctctctctctctctctctctctctctctctctctctctctctctctctctctctctctctctctctctctctctctcactcactcactcactcactcactcactcactcactcactcactcactcactcactctcgctctctctctctctctgtgtgcgtgcgtgtgtgtatgtgcgtgtgtatatgtatgtatgtatgtatgtatgtatgtatgtatgtgtgtgtgtgtgtgtgtgtgcgtgtgctgcacTATGCGTAACCTTCCACAACTAGGTTCGCCCTTCACAGAACTCCAGCCGTGTCTGGATGATAGCGCAGTCgatgagaaaacaaaaaagcaggCACCCCTGACCTAGGGCAGGCTCAAGTGCATAAACCGCAAGCGAGACCGCGCAGGGACACGCCGGCCTCGTGTTTTTGCAGGGACGTTAAATATTTTGTTCCTTATGTGACCTTTGGAAAATGTTCAGTCGCAATAACACTAGGTCAGATGTTGATTTATCCAAACACAagtttaaaatacaaaaataaataaataaataaaataacaattgcaTTGAAAGCCATTTTCACTGTAGTGACGGAAACCAAATCGAGACAGTCATGATAATCCTTGAGAAGTTGCCCTTGTGTCAGTCTATTGTATTCGAAAATTGCCTCTTTTCTATCCGCAGTGAAGAAAAGTAATTAAGACAACAATTAAAGAGCTTTGGCCGGGATCACGAGATAGACTGCTTTTCCCCGGAGAAAGCTCACTAATGAGCGGAGTCGCCAAACATTCttcaacgagagagaggaaaaaaaaagtttttccctGTGTGACTGTAAATTCCAGGAAGACTGGGAGATGCGTTTGTTGTGAGTTGGGAGAAGTTGTAGCCTagcaggagagggcgagggagacgagaggaaatgggaaagagggaggagggagaaggaggagtaccTATGTACTGAATATTCAAGTAATTCTGTCACAGTGTGAATTCCatcagaaggagaggaagtgaggccgTTGATGTCGTCCTCAATGGCTCGCGGCAGAATTAGGTTTTCTgcttcctctgtttgtttgttgttgttagggAAAGGAAACCCAAAGTCGAGGACTCCTACACCAGTCTCCTAAGACTCAAGGAAGAATTCAAAAGCTAATTAAAACACTAATCGGAGGTCTTTGTGTGCCAGCTGAAATGGAGACGCCACGGAACCTGagcgaggagaaaagggagagaggaaaatattggCTAGACT is part of the Penaeus chinensis breed Huanghai No. 1 chromosome 2, ASM1920278v2, whole genome shotgun sequence genome and harbors:
- the LOC125032438 gene encoding cuticle protein 8-like, giving the protein MLRASYSTDMYKFTVLAVLVAAVASLPSNLYHAPPTYKEPAKPYSFAYGVQDKYAGTDFGQNEESDGNTVRGSYTVQLPDGRKQTVNYEADHYKGFVADVNYYGEAQYPKYTGPAITFKPNRGYHPAPAYH